CGTGCGCACCAGTACCTCAACGGATCCCCACCAGGGATACAGTCCGCATCCGCTCCCACACTCCCGTCTCCTCCCTGAGGAGGAGAGCTACCGCGGCTGGACGAGTCCCGTGGTCAGGGCGTAAATGACGAGCTCGACCCGGTTGTGGCAGCCCGTCTTACCCAGGATCGTCTTGACATGGGACTTGACCGTCGACTCGGCGACATGGAGCCGCTCACCGATACTGGCGTTACTCAACCCCTGGCACACCAACGCGAGTACGGCGTCCTCCCGAACAGTAAGAGCCTCGTAGGGACCCGACGGCGCCCCCACAACGGGCACAGCCCCATCGATCGGTGCCGACCGGGAGGCCGACGACGGCGGGGCACCAGGTCCGGTACCTGCATCAAGATGCGCCAGAACGGTTCCGGTGACGGCCGGATCCAGCCAGGACCCTCCGCCGGCGACGACGCGGATCGCCTCCAGCAGTGTCGCCGGCTCGGCGTCCTTGAGGAGGAAGCCGTGGGCGCCGGCACCCAGCGAGGCCAGGACGAGCTCCTCATCATCGAAGGTGGTCAGGACCAGAACCCGCAACGAGGCAGTGGCCGGTGCGGCACGCAGCTCGCGAATGGCACTGACCCCGTCCAGGACCGGCATCCGCAGATCCATGAGCACAAGGTCGGCCCCTGCGTGGAGACCGGTGGCTCGAGCGGTCAAACCCTCCACGGCCTGACGCCCGTTGACGGCCTCCAGAACCACCTCCATGTCGGGCTGTGCAGCCACGAGAGCACTGAAGGCACTGACCAGCAGCGGCTGATCGTCGACAACAGCCACCCTGATAACACCGGTCGTCCTGGTCGTCATCTGCAGTCTCCTGATTCTGTCTCGCCGGCCGTCATGGCGCTCGCGGGCAGCTCGAGCGGCGCCACCGGGAAGTCGACATCAATGGTGAAGAAGCTGTGGTCCCCGTTGTTGTGGACGCCGTGGGTCATGGTTCCGCCCACGAGCCTGAGCCGCTCCTCGAGGCCGACGAGTCCGCTGCCACCGAAGGGGGAGTGCTCTGCGACGTCGGGCACCGGGTTGGCGACGTGAAGGTGGCAGGAGTCCTGCGACAGTGTCAGGCTCAGCTCGATCTGGCCGGTTCCGTGCCTGACGGCATTGGTGAGGGTCTCTCCTACCAGACGCACGAGGGTGAGGCGTTGTATCGCAGACCACGCCGAGTTGCACCGCTCCAGGACCTCCGGTTCGGGAAGCACGGCGCTGATCCGGCTCCCCGAACTGCGAGTGGTCTCGATGAGGGCCGGGATGGTCCGCAGGTCCGCCAGGGGAGTGATCTCGCCGGCGTCGGAGCGCAGCACGGAGACGAGCTGGCGCACGGAGGCCAGGGAGGCATCGGCCGTGTCACGCACCGTGGTCAGGGTGCTGCGCAGCCGTTCCTCGCCTCCCAGGGCCAGGCCGGTGGCGGCCTGCACCTTGATCGTGGTGAGGCTGTGGCCCACCAGGTCGTGGAGCTCTCGGGCCAGGCTGAGGCGCTCGGCCGCAACCGCCTGGGCCGCGGCGATGCCAACGTCGAGGGCCTGGCTCTCGGCGATCCGGCGCCGGGAGGAGGCCAGCAGGTAGGTGAGTACCACGGCACCGACGAAGACCAGGCTGGAGAGTGCTCTGACCAGGAGGATGGTTCCGTCCCAGCCGGAGCCTGTCGTCGGGTCGGCGTCTGATTCGTAGGGCGGGGTGTAGGAGGCGAGGGTAACGGGGTTGACCAGGGCGCCGGCCAGAGCCAGCAGGAGTGCCGCCGTGCCCCAGCGCCGGTCGGGCTCCCAGCGGGTGACGGTGTAGAGACTGGTGATGGCCGTGGCGATGATCGGGTTGAGGCCGAGGTTGACGGGAGAGAGGACCACGAGGATCGCGTAGGCCGCCAGCAGGGCGTAGGTCGCGATGAAGGAGACACGCAGGAGACGCAACCGTCCGAACTGCGTCAGCGCCAGCGCCAGACACAGGGCGAAGTCCGCAACATAGATGGCATAGCCGCCGAAGCGCAGGATGAAGGTGACCGACTCCAGTGCGAAGGCGAGGAAGACGATCCCCAGGGCGAGATCCACGACCGGGATCGAGTAGTGTGCCCAGCGACCTCCTCGTCCCGGCACCATGCGGTGACGGGCCTGCCAGTCGTAGGCCGCTGACAGACTCGCTGTCGTCGGCAGCACCGCGCTGCGGGCCGTCGCGCCCGGTTGGCCGTCTCGATCAGCCATGCGCTGTTCCCTCGTCCAGGACCCGCCGTGCGTGGCGACCGGCCGCCGCTGCGGCGATGAAAGCGGCCGCGTCCTCATCCAAACCTCGTCGCATGGTGGACAGCCTCACCCCGGTCTGCGCCTCCACCTCCCGCAGCAGCTCCAGGAGCCCGTCGGTGGGAACCTCGACGAGTCGGTGCTGCCCGGCGCCCGGCCGGGGCGCGCACAAGGCCTCGGCCTCCTGACGCACCTGTGCCCCCAGTGGCCCCTCCAGGTCGGGGACGACGACGTCGGCCCCCACCAGTGCGACTCGCCCGTAAGCCGTCATCGAGTGGTGGGACACGCCCCGGTGGCGGGCGCGGGCATCGGCGTCAGAGACACGCAGGCAGGCCACCGGGTGTCCGCCCAGCGTGGCGACGGCGTTGATTGCGTCCCCGCAGGCCACCCCGGAGAAGCCCCAGGGCGTCTCGGTGCCCAGATTGCCGGGCCCCTGGATGACGACGGCGGCATCGGCGTGCAGGACGTGCCGGGCCGCCAGGAGCGCGTTGTGAACGCTGACCGCCTCAATGTCACCGCCCCAGGCCTGCCCGGCCGTGATGGTCCCGGTCAGCCACCCGGCCAGGCTCAGGGCGGCAACGACACGCGAGTAGGCCAAGGGCAAGGCCCCGCCGTCGGTCATGATGTAGGCGACTCGTGGCTGCTCCTGGCCGTCGGGGAAGCGCAGCCCGGCGAGCACCGCCGGCAGACTCGAGTGCAGGTCGGCCACCACCACCGGCATCCCCTCCAGATGGAGGCTGCCGATCGGCTGGGACAGCAGGCCGTGGTGGGCCGTGCCCTGCTCGTCAACGCCGGTGACCATCACCTGGTCCGGCATGTAGCGGGCCTTGACGAGGTGCCCCTCGCGCGGAGGATCGGGGGGCAGGACGTCGAGGCGAGAGCTGACCATGGCGTGCCCACCCGTGCCCAGGGCACGGTCGAGGGCCGAGACCTCCAGCCTCACCCGCTCCCCAGAGTCGGGCAGCCCAGTGAGGGCCTCGTAGGCGACCGCACGGACCCGCTGGCCGGGCAGCAGGCCGTCCGCACCATTTGGGGCCCCGACGATCTCCACGTCCAGCTCGACGCAGGATCGCCCCACGGGTCCCCATGCCGTCCTGGTCCCGGTCACTACGCCGTCGCGCCACATCATGGCGGCAGACTATCCGGGCGCGCGCGCCACCAGCCGCAGGCCACCGGATTCTCCTAGGCTGGGGCACCGTGAGCCAGCCGACCCGTAGCACCGAGGAGCGCCTGGTGAGCCTTCTGCTCACCTTGCGCAACACCACCACCGGTCTCAGTGCCGAGGAGCTCGTGGCCAGTGTGCCGGGATACGGCTTGGCGGACCCCTCCACGAATCCGCTCTCGGCTCGCCGCAAGTTCGAGCGGGACAAGGACACGCTGCGCGAGCTCGGTATCGAGGTGACCACCACCGGACGCCCCGAGGAGCCCCGGTACCGGATCATCGAGGAGGACTACACCCTGCCCGCGCTCCACCTGAGCGCCGAGCAGGCCACCTGCCTGAGCCTGGCCGCATCCGCCTGGCGCGACGGCGATCTTCCCGCCACTGCCCGGAGGGCCCTGACCAAGCTGCGCGCCGTCAGCGAGGGACCGACCGGGGGCAGCCCCACCAGCCTGCCGGTCCTCACCGCGGACCTGTCCGGTGAGGAGATCCCCGAGGAGCTCATCACCGCGGTCGACGAGCGCCGCCTGGTCACCTTCGACTACGTCTCAGCCCGCTCGGGCAGCACCCGGGCCCGCACTGTCGAGCCGCACCACCTGCTCCTGGCCGAGGGCGCCTGGTACCTCGACGCCGTCGAGCCGGCAGGCGCCCACAGCCCAGACGCCAGCAGGCAACCGGAGGAAGCGGAAGGAACCGCCGTCGGGCTGCTGACCTTCCGACTGGCTCGCATCACTGGCTCAGTCACCGTTCACGGAAACCCCGGAGCCTTCACCCGGCTTCCCGCCAAGGCGCCCAGCCGCCAGCGCGCACTGCTCGCCGCCCTGCCGGGGCGGGCTCTAGGACTGCGCCTGGCCGGGGCCCACCTCGATCCGGTTCAGGCCTCTGCGGCCGACCTGCCGGCGCACCTGGAAGGCCGTGATCTCATCGCCGTCGAGTACGAGGATCCCTTCTCCTTCGCCGGAACCGTGGCAGCACTTGGCGACGCGGTCGTCGTCCTCGCCCCCGAGTCCTTGCGCCAGGCGGTTCTGTCCCACCTGCACGGCGCCGCCGGGCTTGCGGCACCGGAAGGGGAGTGACGATGGCGCGCGTATCCGCCTCCGACCAGCTCACGCGACTGCTGGCCCTGCCCGCCTGGGTCGCGGAGCACCCCGGCGTGACCGTCACGGAGGCCGCCAAGCACTTCGGCGTCACCCCGGCCGTCATTGAGCGCGACATCAACACGCTGTGGGTCTCCGGCTTGCCCGGAGGCATGCACGGGGACCTCGTGGACTTCGACGCCGCGGACTTCGAGGCCGGGCGCCTGCGCCTGTCCGAACCACTGGGGCTGGACCGCCCGGTTCGCCTCACCCGGCAGGAGGCGATCTCTCTGCTCATGGCACTCAGGGTGCTCGCCGATCTCTTGGCCGACGACGACGCCTCCGCACCCGTCATCGCCTCCACCCAGCAGGCGGTGACCGCCCTGCTCAGCTCAGGCGCCTCCACCGAGGACTCCGACGCCCGCGTCGATCCGGGAACCGTCACCACCACGGGCCCAGGCCCCGTACACGCCGGACGCTCCAGCCATGCGTCCCGGATCCTGGCCACGGTGCGCTCCGCCCTGCAGAACAGACGGCGCCTCCACCTGGTCTATGTCTCCGCCACCGACACCCCCTCGGAGCGAGACGTCGATCCCATCACCCTGGAAAGTGATGGATCACATATGACGCTGGTGGGCTGGTGCCTCAGTGCCCAGGCCCAACGCAGCTTCCGCCTGGACCGGATCACCTCGGCTGAGGCGCTTGACACCCCGGCCGTGCGGCATCGCTCCTCACGCAGAAGGAACCAGCCCGAGGCCGACCACTCCGCGAGCGACAGACCTCGCGCCACGCTGGTTCTCCAACCCACGGGCCGCTGGCTCGCCGAGCAGGTCCCGTACCTCTCGCAGGAGGAGACCGCGGACGGATGCCTCAGGGTCGTCGTCGAGGGACGCGACCGCGCCTGGCTCATCGGCCTGGTCCTCTCAGCGGGTCGCCATCTCGTGGCGGTGGAGCCCCCGGACCTCGCCCAGGAGGCGGCAGCATCCGCCAAACAGGCTCTGACCTCATACGACTGCTGAGCCCTGCCCCGTCCGCCTTGGGGAGAACCATCAGGACCCTCGTTCTGAGGCGCCCGCCCGGGAGGCTACACTCAGCCCGTATCGATAGCCCCTACCACAAGGAGCAGCACCGTGAAGTTCACTCCGACACACATTGTCGTCCTGCTTGTCCTCGTCCTGCTTGTCTTCGGCTCCAGCAAGCTGCCCGACATCGCCCGCAGCGTGGGCCAGTCCATGAAGGTCTTCAAGAAGGAGGTCAAGGAGCTGCGCGACGACGACTCCAAGGACCCCCAGGCTCAGATTCAGCAGCCGCAGGAGGGCACCTACTACACCGAGCCCACCCAGTCCGGCCAGACCGCTCAGAGCGCCGAGGGCTCATCCCAGAAGTGATGTCATCCGGCCAGAGCCGGTGACCTGCAGACGAAGGAGGCCGTGGTGCCCAAGCTCCCTCAGATCAAGCGATCGAGGCGCAAGGACAACCCCGAGGCACGCATGTCGATCGGGGACCACCTGCGTGAGCTGCGCAACCGGCTCTTCATCTCTGCCCTAGGCGTCCTGGTGATGTCGGTTGTGGGCTATGTGCTGTACGAGCAGGCCTTCTCCCTCATCACCCGGCCGATCGATGCCGCCAATGCCCGCGGCGCCAACCTCACTCTGAATTTCGACACGATCCTGGCCTCCTTCGATATGAGACTCCAGGTCTCCATCTGGCTCGGCGTCCTGTTCTCCGCCCCACTGTGGATGTACGAGTTCTGGGCCTTCGTCGGACCGGGCATGACCCGCAAGGAGAAGGCCTACACCTGGTCCTACGGCGTCGTGGGACTCTTGTTGTTCTCCGCCGGCGCTGCCCTGGGGATCTGGGTGATGCCGCATGCGGTCGCCATCCTCACCAGCTTCATTCCTGATGGCCCCACGGCGGGCCTCATCAACGCAGGCGTCTACCTGTCCTTCACCATGCGACTGGTGGTCGTCTTCGGACTCGCCTTCCTCCTGCCCGAGCTCCTCGTCGCCCTCAATATGCTGGGGCTCATGAAGGGTTCCACGATGCTCAAGGGCTGGCGCTGGGCCGTCGTTGCCATCTTCACCTTCATGGCTTTCGCCAATCCGCTACCCGATGCCTGGTCCATGATCTTCATGGCACTGCCAGTCACTGGCCTGTACTTCCTGGCCTGCTTCATCTCCATCATGCATGACAAACGGGTGGAGAAGAAGCGCGCTGAGCTCGATGCCGAGCTCGAGGCCGCCCTGGCCGAGTAGCAGGGTGCTTCACCCCGTCCCTGCCTGACTTGTCCCAGCCTTTCCTTCGATGCGTATCGCTCTGCTGTCCAACCCCTCCTCGGGTCGGGGACGTCATGCGGCCGCTGACGACGTCGCCCGCCGGATCCTCACCGAGGCCGGTCACGAGGTCCTTCACGTGCGTGGCAGCTCCTACGAGCAGGCGCGTGACGCAGGACGGGCCCTCCTGGGGGACGGTCCGCACCGGAACGTTGAGGCACTGGTGGTCGTCGGCGGAGACGGCATGGTCCACCTTGGGGTGGATGTCGTCGCCACGACGGGTGTGCCTCTGGGCATCGTGGCCACCGGTACCGGTAATGACATCGCCCGGCACTTCGGTCTGCCCAGCCGGGATGCGGAGGCCTCTGCCCGCCTCATCAACCAGGCGCTGTCCGGAAAGGGCGCCATCACGGCGGTGGACGCGATCTACGCCTCCCGCCCCGACGGCACCCTGCTCGCCCCGCAGCGTCGCTGGTCCCTGGCCGTGGTCAGCGCCGGAGTGGACGCAGCCGTCAACGCCCGCGCCAACACCCTCTCCTGGCCCGCCGGCGAGGGACGCTACGTGCGCGCCTTCACCGCCGAGCTCGCGACGCTGGCGCCCTACGGCTACCGAGTCACCACCGACGAGGGCGCCTGGGAGGGACCGGCGCTCCTGCTGGCGGCGGCCAACACCCGTTACGTCGGCGGCGGCATGGACCTGGCTCCCCAGGCCGACCCCACTGACGGCCTGCTGGAGGTGCTGCGCCTGGATCCTGTGGGCCGCACCCGCCTGCTCGCCCTCTTCCGCCGGCTCTTCCGCGGCACGCACCTGACCGACCCGGCCGTCCACCTCGAGCGCAGCCGTACCGTCACCATTGAGGCGCTCACTGAGCGAACCGGCCATGACCGGGGCCTGCGCCCGCCTCCTCACCCCTTCGCCGACGGCGAGCCGCTGGCCGAGCTGCCCCTGCGCCTCGAGGCAGTCCCCGACGCCGTCCGGCTGCTCCTACCGGCTCAAAGCTGATCGGGCCCGTAGGGTGTTGCCATGAGCTCACCAGCCGAGCGCTATGCCGCATCTCGACGTCGACAGGCCGCCTCCAGCAGTGAGCTCGCCCGCTTCGCCCAGGGCTACGACTTCCCCCTCGACCCCTTCCAGGAGGAGGCCTGCCGCGCCGTCGAGCGGGGAGAGGGTGTCCTGGTCGCCGCCCCGACGGGCGCCGGCAAGACAGTGGTGGGGGAGTTCGCCGTGCACCTGGGCCTGGCCCGGGGACTCAAGACCTTCTACACCACCCCCATCAAGGCCCTGAGCAACCAGAAGTACCTGGACCTCGTGGCCCGCCACGGTCAGGAACGGGTGGGGCTGCTGACCGGTGACACCTCCGTCAACCCCCACGCGGACGTGGTGGTCATGACCACCGAGGTGCTGCGCAACATGCTCTACTCGGGCTCGCGTGACCTGGACCGATTGGGCTTCGTGGTCATGGACGAGGTCCACTACCTGGCCGACCGCTTCCGCGGACCGGTGTGGGAGGAGGTCATCATCCACCTGCCCGCCGAGGTCCAGGTGATCTCCCTGTCCGCCACGGTCTCCAACGCCGAGGAGTTCGGCGACTGGCTCGGCCAGGTGCGCGGCAGGACCGCCGTCGTCGTCTCCGAGGAGCGCCCCGTCCCGCTGACTCAGCACATGATGGTCGGACGCCGGCTGCTGCCGTTGTACTCCCACCCCGCGGAGGTACCTGAGCAGTCCGACCAGCTTGACCAGTCCGAGCAGTCCGAGCAGACCGAGTTGGAGCGGCAAGCGGAGCAGGCGGAGCAGACGGGGCAGCCCCCGCTCAACCCTGAGCTGCTCAAGGCCGTCAAGCAGGCCCGGCGTGCCGCCGCCTCCGGTGGCGCCTCCAAGAACAGCTACCGTGGCCGCGGCGGCGGTTCGGCCCGAGGGCCGCAGCCCTGGAAGCGCTCCGCCCGAGGGGGACGGGCGCCTCGCCGTGGCGAGGGGGGAGCCCGCACGGCCAGGTTGAAGCCGCCCTCCCGACTGCAGGTCGTCACGGCCCTGGAGGGGGCGCGCCTGCTGCCCGCGATCGTCTTCGTCTTCTCCCGGGCGGGCTGCGAGCAGGCCGTCCACCAGGTGGTCAGCGCCGGGGTGGACCTGACCACCGAGGCCGAGGCCGCCCGGATCCGCCAGGTCATCGAGCGGCGCACGGCTGACATCCCTGTCAGCGACCTGGGAGTCCTCGGCTTCCACTTCTGGGCCCACGCCCTGGAGCGCGGCGTCGCGGCCCACCACGCGGGGCTGCTACCGGTGTTCAAGGAGACGGTGGAGGAGCTCTTCAGCGCGGGCCTGGTCAAGGTCGTCTATGCCACCGAGACCTTGGCGCTGGGGATCAACATGCCCGCTCGCACCGTGGTCCTGGAGTCGCTGCGCAAGTGGAACGGCTCGGCTCACGTCACCCTCAGCCCGGGGGAGTACACCCAGCTGACGGGGAGGGCCGGACGCCGTGGCATCGATGTGGAGGGCCACGCCGTCGTGCTGGCGGCCGACGACGTCGAGCCGGCCACGGTCTCCTCGTTGGCCTCCCGGCGTACCTACCCGCTGGTCTCCGCCTTCCGCCCGACCTACAACATGGCCGTCAACCTGCTCGAGCGCATGCCGCGCACGCGGGTGCGTGAGGTGCTCGAGCAGTCCTTCGCCCAGTTCCAGGCCGACCGCGGCGTCGTGGAGCTGGCCGCTCAGGCTCGCCGCAAGCGCCGCAGCCTGGAGGGCCTGGAGAAGGACATGACGTGCCGTCTGGGTGACTTCCGCGAGTACGCCTCCCTGCGCCAGGCCATTGCCGACGCCGAGGCGGACCTGTCGCGGGACAAGTCCGCGGCGCGCCGCAGCGAGACGGGACGGACCATGAGCTCGCTGGGACGCGGTGACGTCATCGTCTTCCGCAAGGGGCGACGCCGCCGCCACGGCATCGTCCTTCAAGTCGGTGCCGACCGGACTGGGACCCCCACCATCACGGTGCTGGGGGAGGATGCGAGAGTCGTCGCCCTGACTCCGGACACGGCACCGGACGGGGTCATGCGCGTCGGCGCCCTGCGGGTGGCCGACTCGGTGGACCCGCACCGGCCCCGGGACCGGGACCGACTCGTTCAGCGTCTGGTCGACGCTCTACGCGCCGGGGACCTGGAAGGGAGCGGCAAGCGCACACGCACCCGCTCCAGCCGCGCGCAGGCCCGCCGAGACAGCGCGATCGAGAACCTCGAGCGACTGCGCCAGGAGATGCGCTCCCACCCCTGCCACGGGTGCCCCGACAGGGAGGAGCACGCCCGGGTGGGCCGCAAGTGGTCCAGGGCCAAGGCCGAGGCCGAGCGCCTTCAACGGCGCATCGAGACCCGCACCGGCACCATCGCCCGCCTCTTCGATGCCGTCTGCGAGGTGCTGCTCGAGCTGGGTTACCTGCGCCCGGCGGACCGGGGGCACCCGGAGCGTGAGCTGCGGGTCACCGGTGCCGGCAAGGTACTGGCCCGGATCTACGCCGAGCGGGACCTGCTCATCGCCGAGTGCCTGCGCACGGGGGTCTTCGAGGACCTCAGTGCCGCGGAGCTGGCCGGGGCACTGAGCGCCTGCGTCTACGAGCCGCGACTGAGCGCCCAGTCGATCGGGCTGCCCGTAGCGCCCGCATCCAGGCTCGGCCAGTGCCTGCGCGCGCAGCTGGGGGTCTCGCACCGGATCCACGACCTGGAGTCCCTGGCCCGCATCGAGGCCTCCTCGGGCGCGGAGCCCGCGCTGGCCGGGGCCGTCCAGGCCTGGTGCGACGGCGCGCAGTTGGCGGACATCCTGGACGCCACGGAGCTGACGGCCGGGGACTTCGTGCGCTGGTGCAAGCAGCTGCTCGACGTCGTCGGGCAGATCGCGAGCCTCTCACCGCCACCGAATGCCAGCTCCGAGCAGGCCAGGGCGGTCACCGACCTGTCGATGCGCGCCGCCGAGGCCTCCCTGGATCTCAATAGGGGAG
This region of Actinomyces oris genomic DNA includes:
- a CDS encoding diacylglycerol/lipid kinase family protein, with the protein product MRIALLSNPSSGRGRHAAADDVARRILTEAGHEVLHVRGSSYEQARDAGRALLGDGPHRNVEALVVVGGDGMVHLGVDVVATTGVPLGIVATGTGNDIARHFGLPSRDAEASARLINQALSGKGAITAVDAIYASRPDGTLLAPQRRWSLAVVSAGVDAAVNARANTLSWPAGEGRYVRAFTAELATLAPYGYRVTTDEGAWEGPALLLAAANTRYVGGGMDLAPQADPTDGLLEVLRLDPVGRTRLLALFRRLFRGTHLTDPAVHLERSRTVTIEALTERTGHDRGLRPPPHPFADGEPLAELPLRLEAVPDAVRLLLPAQS
- a CDS encoding sensor histidine kinase: MADRDGQPGATARSAVLPTTASLSAAYDWQARHRMVPGRGGRWAHYSIPVVDLALGIVFLAFALESVTFILRFGGYAIYVADFALCLALALTQFGRLRLLRVSFIATYALLAAYAILVVLSPVNLGLNPIIATAITSLYTVTRWEPDRRWGTAALLLALAGALVNPVTLASYTPPYESDADPTTGSGWDGTILLVRALSSLVFVGAVVLTYLLASSRRRIAESQALDVGIAAAQAVAAERLSLARELHDLVGHSLTTIKVQAATGLALGGEERLRSTLTTVRDTADASLASVRQLVSVLRSDAGEITPLADLRTIPALIETTRSSGSRISAVLPEPEVLERCNSAWSAIQRLTLVRLVGETLTNAVRHGTGQIELSLTLSQDSCHLHVANPVPDVAEHSPFGGSGLVGLEERLRLVGGTMTHGVHNNGDHSFFTIDVDFPVAPLELPASAMTAGETESGDCR
- a CDS encoding helix-turn-helix transcriptional regulator produces the protein MSQPTRSTEERLVSLLLTLRNTTTGLSAEELVASVPGYGLADPSTNPLSARRKFERDKDTLRELGIEVTTTGRPEEPRYRIIEEDYTLPALHLSAEQATCLSLAASAWRDGDLPATARRALTKLRAVSEGPTGGSPTSLPVLTADLSGEEIPEELITAVDERRLVTFDYVSARSGSTRARTVEPHHLLLAEGAWYLDAVEPAGAHSPDASRQPEEAEGTAVGLLTFRLARITGSVTVHGNPGAFTRLPAKAPSRQRALLAALPGRALGLRLAGAHLDPVQASAADLPAHLEGRDLIAVEYEDPFSFAGTVAALGDAVVVLAPESLRQAVLSHLHGAAGLAAPEGE
- a CDS encoding response regulator, whose protein sequence is MTTRTTGVIRVAVVDDQPLLVSAFSALVAAQPDMEVVLEAVNGRQAVEGLTARATGLHAGADLVLMDLRMPVLDGVSAIRELRAAPATASLRVLVLTTFDDEELVLASLGAGAHGFLLKDAEPATLLEAIRVVAGGGSWLDPAVTGTVLAHLDAGTGPGAPPSSASRSAPIDGAVPVVGAPSGPYEALTVREDAVLALVCQGLSNASIGERLHVAESTVKSHVKTILGKTGCHNRVELVIYALTTGLVQPR
- a CDS encoding DEAD/DEAH box helicase, whose amino-acid sequence is MSSPAERYAASRRRQAASSSELARFAQGYDFPLDPFQEEACRAVERGEGVLVAAPTGAGKTVVGEFAVHLGLARGLKTFYTTPIKALSNQKYLDLVARHGQERVGLLTGDTSVNPHADVVVMTTEVLRNMLYSGSRDLDRLGFVVMDEVHYLADRFRGPVWEEVIIHLPAEVQVISLSATVSNAEEFGDWLGQVRGRTAVVVSEERPVPLTQHMMVGRRLLPLYSHPAEVPEQSDQLDQSEQSEQTELERQAEQAEQTGQPPLNPELLKAVKQARRAAASGGASKNSYRGRGGGSARGPQPWKRSARGGRAPRRGEGGARTARLKPPSRLQVVTALEGARLLPAIVFVFSRAGCEQAVHQVVSAGVDLTTEAEAARIRQVIERRTADIPVSDLGVLGFHFWAHALERGVAAHHAGLLPVFKETVEELFSAGLVKVVYATETLALGINMPARTVVLESLRKWNGSAHVTLSPGEYTQLTGRAGRRGIDVEGHAVVLAADDVEPATVSSLASRRTYPLVSAFRPTYNMAVNLLERMPRTRVREVLEQSFAQFQADRGVVELAAQARRKRRSLEGLEKDMTCRLGDFREYASLRQAIADAEADLSRDKSAARRSETGRTMSSLGRGDVIVFRKGRRRRHGIVLQVGADRTGTPTITVLGEDARVVALTPDTAPDGVMRVGALRVADSVDPHRPRDRDRLVQRLVDALRAGDLEGSGKRTRTRSSRAQARRDSAIENLERLRQEMRSHPCHGCPDREEHARVGRKWSRAKAEAERLQRRIETRTGTIARLFDAVCEVLLELGYLRPADRGHPERELRVTGAGKVLARIYAERDLLIAECLRTGVFEDLSAAELAGALSACVYEPRLSAQSIGLPVAPASRLGQCLRAQLGVSHRIHDLESLARIEASSGAEPALAGAVQAWCDGAQLADILDATELTAGDFVRWCKQLLDVVGQIASLSPPPNASSEQARAVTDLSMRAAEASLDLNRGVVSWSAV
- a CDS encoding helix-turn-helix transcriptional regulator, which encodes MARVSASDQLTRLLALPAWVAEHPGVTVTEAAKHFGVTPAVIERDINTLWVSGLPGGMHGDLVDFDAADFEAGRLRLSEPLGLDRPVRLTRQEAISLLMALRVLADLLADDDASAPVIASTQQAVTALLSSGASTEDSDARVDPGTVTTTGPGPVHAGRSSHASRILATVRSALQNRRRLHLVYVSATDTPSERDVDPITLESDGSHMTLVGWCLSAQAQRSFRLDRITSAEALDTPAVRHRSSRRRNQPEADHSASDRPRATLVLQPTGRWLAEQVPYLSQEETADGCLRVVVEGRDRAWLIGLVLSAGRHLVAVEPPDLAQEAAASAKQALTSYDC
- the tatA gene encoding Sec-independent protein translocase subunit TatA; the encoded protein is MKFTPTHIVVLLVLVLLVFGSSKLPDIARSVGQSMKVFKKEVKELRDDDSKDPQAQIQQPQEGTYYTEPTQSGQTAQSAEGSSQK
- the tatC gene encoding twin-arginine translocase subunit TatC translates to MPKLPQIKRSRRKDNPEARMSIGDHLRELRNRLFISALGVLVMSVVGYVLYEQAFSLITRPIDAANARGANLTLNFDTILASFDMRLQVSIWLGVLFSAPLWMYEFWAFVGPGMTRKEKAYTWSYGVVGLLLFSAGAALGIWVMPHAVAILTSFIPDGPTAGLINAGVYLSFTMRLVVVFGLAFLLPELLVALNMLGLMKGSTMLKGWRWAVVAIFTFMAFANPLPDAWSMIFMALPVTGLYFLACFISIMHDKRVEKKRAELDAELEAALAE
- a CDS encoding DUF3866 family protein encodes the protein MMWRDGVVTGTRTAWGPVGRSCVELDVEIVGAPNGADGLLPGQRVRAVAYEALTGLPDSGERVRLEVSALDRALGTGGHAMVSSRLDVLPPDPPREGHLVKARYMPDQVMVTGVDEQGTAHHGLLSQPIGSLHLEGMPVVVADLHSSLPAVLAGLRFPDGQEQPRVAYIMTDGGALPLAYSRVVAALSLAGWLTGTITAGQAWGGDIEAVSVHNALLAARHVLHADAAVVIQGPGNLGTETPWGFSGVACGDAINAVATLGGHPVACLRVSDADARARHRGVSHHSMTAYGRVALVGADVVVPDLEGPLGAQVRQEAEALCAPRPGAGQHRLVEVPTDGLLELLREVEAQTGVRLSTMRRGLDEDAAAFIAAAAAGRHARRVLDEGTAHG